In a genomic window of Ranitomeya imitator isolate aRanImi1 chromosome 5, aRanImi1.pri, whole genome shotgun sequence:
- the LOC138638181 gene encoding actin-like protein 6A — protein MSGDEVESLVFDIGSFSVRVGYAREDHPEVEFPTSVGAVNDAQDGSAPSTYYIEPNIHDIPLENMEAITPIKDAMIDDWDAFQAILDHTYEKCIKSKSNLHRVMMSEPTWNTREKRERLTELMFEHYNIPSFFLCKSAVLSTFSNGRSTALILDSGATYTTATPVLDGRVIQQGIVRSPLAGDFITLQCRELLREMNVDLIPPYMIASKEVVPVGAPAIWQKKQALPHVTQSWHDHMCSNVIHDFKKSVLQVSSTAYHENVAAQMPTVHYEFPNGYNRRFGVERLRVVEGLFNTSGVKGLADDTTLGVSQVVLKSVDMCDSKISAKLYGNIIVTGGNSLLPGFTDRLTRELSNKTKSIKLKLVTNPLVVERRRLSSWLGGSTLATLGTFQSWITKKEYEETGKQCVETKCP, from the exons ATGAGGTGGAATCCTTGGTCTTTGATATTGGTTCATTTTCAGTACGTGTTGGCTATGCGAGAGAGGACCATCCTGAG GTAGAGTTTCCTACATCAGTTGGTGCCGTAAATGATGCACAAGATGGGAGCGCACCATCGACATATTACATAGAGCCTAACATTCATGACATACCCCTGGAGAACATGGAAGCCATTACACCAATAAAGGATGCAATGA TTGATGACTGGGATGCTTTCCAGGCAATTTTAGATCACACATATGAAAAGTGTATCAAGTCCAAATCTAATCTACATAGGGTAATGATGTCTGAACCCACC TGGAATACAAGAGAAAAAAGGGAGAGACTGACAGAGCTGATGTTTGAGCACTACAATATTCCATCATTTTTCCTCTGTAAATCTGCAGTTCTTAGCAC ATTTTCTAACGGGCGATCTACTGCTTTGATCTTGGATAGTGGTGCCACATATACTACAGCTACACCGGTTCTTGATGGACGAGTAATTCAACAAG GCATTGTAAGGTCACCTCTGGCTGGAGACTTCATTACGCTGCAGTGTAGAGAGTTACTGCGAGAGATGAATGTGGACTTAATCCCTCCATATATGATTGCTTCTAAG GAGGTGGTACCAGTGGGAGCACCGGCTATCTGGCAGAAAAAGCAAGCGCTGCCTCACGTGACCCAGTCTTGGCATGACCATATGTGCAGT AATGTAATACATGACTTTAAGAAATCTGTGCTACAAGTCTCCAGCACTGCTTACCATGAGAA TGTAGCAGCCCAGATGCCGACAGTCCACTATGAATTTCCTAATGGCTATAACCGCAGGTTTGGAGTTGAGCGACTAAGAGTTGTGGAGGGATTATTTAATACTTCCGGTGTGAAG GGCTTGGCTGATGATACCACGCTTGGAGTTAGCCAAGTAGTGTTAAAAAGTGTTGACATGTGTGATAGTAAAATTAGTGCG AAACTGTATGGCAACATCATCGTCACAGGCGGAAATTCCTTACTACCAGGATTCACGGACAGACTCACAAGAGAACTCTCAAATAAAACAAAG AGCATAAAACTGAAGCTGGTGACAAATCCGCTGGTAGTAGAGAGGAGGCGGCTCAGTTCATGGCTTGGCGGCTCCACTCTTGCTACTCTG